The Synechococcus sp. MVIR-18-1 region GTGATTGAGGAGATTACGGAGGTTGCCACCATCCATGCAGGGCGCCGTCGTCCAGAAATTGACTAGCTGTTCAGGCTCTGTCTTTGTGTAGATCAATAGGAACGAGCTATTTGATCAGCGATTTTGTGATCTCCCTCAGCTCCCATCACCTTGGAGTTGAAGGGAGATTCCGTCGTTTGGGCGGCGTGGCAATCGATCTGCAACCTCTGGGCCGCAGCGTTGCTGTTTTGATCGAGTTGCAGTCAATGCCAGGACCCAGATTTGAACTGGGGACACGGCGATTTTCAGTCGCCTGCTCTACCAACTGAGCTATCCCGGCACGTCGCTTTCACGACATCGGAATCTTAAATCACGGGGTGCGCCCTAGGCAGATCAATCCCCTGACTCCAAACCCAGCGCTTTTCAACGTGTTGAGTGCTTCTCGGGCTGTGGCTCCACTGGTGAGGATGTCATCGACAATCCAGATGGGCGTTTCTGAAACGCACCAGGATCGCTGATCTGGATCTATCGCGAATGCAGATTGCATGTTTACAAGCCGCTGACGGCGACTGAGATGGTGTTGCCCCACGGTGGGCCGGCAGCGTTTCAGCAACGTCTTGGTGGTGCGTCCCAGGCTCTGGCAGATCAATGCTGGCAGCGGATTAGCTCGCTTCTGTGTTTTCCAGCTCGGGATCGGAACCAGGAGAGCCTTGGCGGGAAGAGTTCGTCGTAGTGCAAAGGTGATCGCCTTCAGCACTGATAGGTCTTGATTGAGCTTTAGGCGCAGGATCTCTCGGCGTAGCTCTCCCCGATACCAGCCTGCCGCGTTGAAGCGAACAGGAGTGGCGCCCTCAAGCCCCCTTTTCATGAGGCCCAGCTTTTGCTTGCACTCGTTGCAAGGTTGATCCGCGTGTTGATGGGTATGGATCACCTTCTTGCAAATCGGGCAAGAAGGCACAACGAACAGGTCTTGAAGGCAATCGTGGAGTGCGGTTAGCAAAGCATCAGAACGACTGCATTCAGGATTCCCCTTTGCCCCCATCAGAAGGCATGGCTCTCAGCATGGCCACCATGGTGCGGTGGGCGTCTTCACTGTCAGTGAGTGTGTGATCAAAGGGGATTCTGAGGGGTTTTCCGTCCACCTCAAGGCTCATGGCATCAGCGTTCACGGCTGTCATGGTGGCGATGTTTGCAGCACTCACTCCGCCGTAATGGAGAGCGTACTGAAGCACTGCATCGCCGTGGTCATCATTCATGTGACGACAGATGCGTTCGCTAACAGCGGGGGTAAGCGGATCAGCGGTCATGGTGGAAAAGGGCGAGGGTGAGGGTGGGGGAGTGGCTCAGCTGAAGCGTTGCCAGAGCAGGATGGCGAGCCGAAACCCGCTGAATCCCACATATCCGGCAAGCACGATGAACAGGCCAAGGGCAAGGCCGTCACGAAGTCGGTTGGGCAAGGGCTCGGTGATGCTTGCTTAATTCTCCCCTAGATGAATCGTCTTGTCTGGTGCTTTTACAGCCTGTAGAGCCAGACGAGCCACTCCTGCCGCTGGAGGTGTGTTGCAGCTGCGAATCGGAACACCAAGTTGGCGCTCGCGCAGACGTCGCCATTGAGGATTGCGCGCTCCGCCTCCAATCGTCACGATCTTTCTCGGAGGATCGGCTCCAAGGCTTGTGAGGCGTTGCCATCCTGCGTGTTCGATTTGCGTTAATCCCTCTAGAAGGCCGTGGAGATAAAGGGAATCGCTGACTGGACGTGGCGTCAGGATGGGTTCGAGGTGGGGGTCATCAACAGGAAAGCGCTCTCCGCACTTGGGAAGTGGCCGTAGCTGTAAGCCGCTGTTTTGATCTGGATCAATCTGACGGCTCAGTTCAGCGAGGTCGATGCCAGGAAACAGTTGCTTCAGCACCGCAGCACCAGCATTGGAGGCTCCTCCGCATAACCAACGACCACCCACGCGGTGGGTAGAGGTCCCTGGCCCTGGAGATAGGGGCTGATCGGTGAATCGTTTAAGCACCAAGGTGCTCCCCAGCACTGTGATGCCCTCGTCGTCGTCAGCATCAGCTGTGAGAACGGCCGCGTTGGAGTCGGTTGTCCCGGCGACGACCAGCAGGTCCTTTGGCAGGTCTAGATCAATGGCGCGTTGGGGTGAAAGGGGGCCAAGCACTGAGCCACTGGCGCGAATCTCTGGAAGTGCATCCCACCAGGGTTGGCTTGTGAAGCTGTCTGGCCACGCACTTTTGCTGAGGTCCCATCCCAAGCGAAGGTTGTTGCCCTCCTCCCCATAGCTCCAATTGTCAAGAAGCCAGCCGTTAATCCAGTCGGCTTGATGGCGAAGCAGGAGCGGAGCTTTGTGTTGGTCGACGAGGTGCAGAGCCCGCGCAAGGCTGCCACTGGCGCTTGAAGCGGGTCCACCCTGTGGACTCAACGCTTGGAGTTGCGCCGTGAAATTTGGGCATGCGAATGAATAGGGCAGGGCCTCGGCAAGAGGTAACCCTTTTTGATCGCAGGCCAGCAACGTTCCTGAGGTGCCATCCACGGCGATGGCTTTGAGGCGATGTCGGTAGTCGGGCTTGAGGCGACCGATCAACGTGCAACAGCGCTCGCGCCAGTCGAAGGGGTTGATCAGACCGATCTGGTACGGCGCACTTTCGGTCTGGAGTAGAGAACAGTTGCTGTCGATGACAGCAATGCGGACACCGCTGGTGCCTAGGTCTATGCCGAGCACCAGCGGATCTTGGCTCATGGTCTTGGACCTAGAGGCTGCTTCCGGATTGGATGCGGCTCGCTTCCGCTTGCTTCAGGGCTGCCGCTTTATCAGCGACATTTTCCCAGGGCAAGTTCAGATCTGGGCGGCCAAAGTGCCCATAGGCAGCCGTATCGCGGTAGAAGCGACCACCGTTGAGGGAAGGCATTTCCCGCAGCTTGAACTGCTCGATAATGGCGCCAGGACGCAGGTCAAAGTGCTCTTGCACGAGGTCGGTGAGCTCTGCATTGGACACCTTGCCTGAGCCGAAAGACTCCACAAGGATCGACACTGGTTTGGCCACTCCGATGGCGTAGCTCAGTTGAACTTCCACACGGTTGGCAAGTCCAGCTGCCACGAGTGCTTT contains the following coding sequences:
- a CDS encoding DUF2470 domain-containing protein; the protein is MTADPLTPAVSERICRHMNDDHGDAVLQYALHYGGVSAANIATMTAVNADAMSLEVDGKPLRIPFDHTLTDSEDAHRTMVAMLRAMPSDGGKGES
- a CDS encoding ComF family protein, translating into MKRGLEGATPVRFNAAGWYRGELRREILRLKLNQDLSVLKAITFALRRTLPAKALLVPIPSWKTQKRANPLPALICQSLGRTTKTLLKRCRPTVGQHHLSRRQRLVNMQSAFAIDPDQRSWCVSETPIWIVDDILTSGATAREALNTLKSAGFGVRGLICLGRTP
- a CDS encoding FGGY-family carbohydrate kinase, with amino-acid sequence MSQDPLVLGIDLGTSGVRIAVIDSNCSLLQTESAPYQIGLINPFDWRERCCTLIGRLKPDYRHRLKAIAVDGTSGTLLACDQKGLPLAEALPYSFACPNFTAQLQALSPQGGPASSASGSLARALHLVDQHKAPLLLRHQADWINGWLLDNWSYGEEGNNLRLGWDLSKSAWPDSFTSQPWWDALPEIRASGSVLGPLSPQRAIDLDLPKDLLVVAGTTDSNAAVLTADADDDEGITVLGSTLVLKRFTDQPLSPGPGTSTHRVGGRWLCGGASNAGAAVLKQLFPGIDLAELSRQIDPDQNSGLQLRPLPKCGERFPVDDPHLEPILTPRPVSDSLYLHGLLEGLTQIEHAGWQRLTSLGADPPRKIVTIGGGARNPQWRRLRERQLGVPIRSCNTPPAAGVARLALQAVKAPDKTIHLGEN